One Solanum lycopersicum chromosome 4, SLM_r2.1 DNA window includes the following coding sequences:
- the LOC101248766 gene encoding protein CPR-5 codes for MSVGLPLGLNSNGKALGTCDLGHMFEPCAMRTKPGFGKKRCSRRKDICGSPLRDYNYNLPSWTYLEHFVIPCGIRCADLMVLLSFFTQICTLAVRESLANVFGDQFESFVRNFEKSFHSTLMTLRLISESSMNSGVQQHNCAARTSVSERSVPFISNRVENVTCDPDFSEFQSESFQQNSSDNELSNQEERSDGTCFESIGRQLTRYDRQVRQQLASASSSMILSNTGISQSVHRTLERSLTEQARSNDLKTFEIGLTMRKLQLKERQLALSSDANLLERVKLSFGFSKTSFKTEKFKNQVEDSKHAELLKTCIDCLVAGLFIMLACLGYGTYVFSHKRITEATASCTPSMIVQLKPVASSSSNSPIKRWNKIEGTVSGDSLSKEVNCKACIGHGNEMDIFYVPGTQVLVDAPINVVIQFRTATLTVSGSSSQSHAIWCFPDIVYSLSTSPALCNFKSDNASYFHSVAVGMSEKSMSDRRFPYWIRRSMFYTTVLLILPLLCGLMPFAGPGEWKDHFSSLVLEAFITPVEF; via the exons ATGAGTGTTGGCTTGCCCCTGGGGCTCAATTCAAATGGCAAAGCTTTAGGGACTTGTGACTTAGGTCACATGTTTGAGCCCTGTGCAATGCGAACTAAGCCTG GTTTTGGAAAGAAAAGATGCAGCCGGAGAAAAGATATCTGTGGATCACCTCTCAGAG ATTACAACTATAACCTGCCTTCATGGACATATTTGGAACATTTTGTAATTCCTTGCGGAATCAGATGTGCAGATCTCATGGTTTTATTGTCATTTTTCACACAGATTTGTACTTTGGCTGTCCGAGAGTCTTTAGCCAAT GTATTCGGTGATCAGTTTGAGTCTTTCGTGAGGAACTTTGAGAAATCGTTTCATAGTACCTTGATGACTCTCCGATTGATCAGTGAATCCTCAATGAACAGTGGAGTACAGCAACATAATTGTGCAGCAAGGACTTCTGTCTCAGAAAGATCTGTGCCTTTTATTTCTAACAGAGTAGAAAATGTTACATGTGATCCTGACTTCAGTGAGTTCCAATCGGAGTCATTTCAGCAGAATAGCTCAGATAACGAACTGAGCAATCAAGAAGAGAGAAGTGACGGGACATGTTTTGAATCAATAGGTCGGCAGCTTACCCGCTATGATAGGCAAGTAAGGCAACAGTTGGCTTCTGCTTCTTCAAGCATGATTTTATCCAATACAGGGATTAGCCAATCTGTGCATAGGACTTTGGAAAGATCTCTCACAGAACAAGCTAGGTCGAATGACCTTAAGACATTTGAGATTGGTCTTACAATGAGGAAGTTGCAACTTAAAGAAAGGCAGCTGGCTCTCAGTTCTGATGCTAACCTTTTGGAGAGGGTCAAACTATCATTTGGTTTCTCTAAAACGTCCTTCAAAACTGAAAAGTTCAAAAATCAAGTAGAAGACTCAAAACATGCTGAGCTACTTAAAACCTGTATAGACTGCCTTGTTGCTGGTTTATTCATCATGCTGGCGTGTCTTGGATATGGAACTTATGTTTTCTCTCACAAAAGAATTACCGAAGCTACAGCATCATGCACCCCTTCCATG ATAGTTCAACTCAAGCCAGTTGCCTCATCTTCCT caAATTCACCTATTAAGCGGTGGAACAAAATAGAAGGAACTGTATCAGGAGACTCGTTGTCCAAAGAAGTCAAT TGTAAAGCATGTATTGGCCATGGTAATGAAATGGACATATTTTATGTTCCAGGAACACAAGTCTTGGTGGATGCCCCAATCAATGTCGTCATTCAATTCAGGACTGCAACTCTTACGGTGTCAGGTTCAAGTTCTCAGTCGCATGCTATTTGGTGCTTTCCTGATATTGTCTATAGCCTATCTACTTCTCCAGCGCTCTGCAACTTCAAATCAGACAATGCCAGTTACTTTCATTCTGTTGCTGTTGGGa TGTCAGAAAAGAGCATGAGCGATCGAAGATTTCCATACTGGATTAGGAGATCTATGTTTTATACCACAGTACTTCTTATTCTCCCCTTGCTATGTGGTCTGATGCCTTTTGCTGGCCCCGGTGAATGGAAAGATCACTTCTCTTCACTTGTCCTGGAGGCTTTTATTACTCCAGTTGAATTTTGA
- the LOC101248476 gene encoding protein HEAT INTOLERANT 4, translating into MRKGTKRKANEVVGKGKAKVEDEAPAAATTSVEEGANKNELGETQLAAEKNESKKNEPKKKKNDKVVVKRQAKRARIVKPEPEPEYFPDKRSLEDLWQEVFPVGTEWDQIDMVYQYKWNFSNLEDAFEEGGELHGQKVYLFGCTEPQLLFFQGQSKVTCIPVVVAVVSPFPPSDKIGINSVQREAEEILPMKQMKMDWVPYIPLEKRESQVERLKSQIFILRCTQRRAGLKHLKLERIKKFEYCLPYFYHPFAEDEIEQSTTVQILFPSEPPVFCEFDWEFDEPEEMADKFIESEELPADKKDEFVEYVKQQVKEGKRSNREAREARKKAIQEMSEEAKAAFQSMKFYKYYPVTSPDAPDVSQVKSPFINRYYGKAHKIF; encoded by the exons ATGAGGAAAGGAACAAAGCGAAAGGCTAACGAAGTAGTAGGAAAAGGCAAGGCGAAAGTGGAGGACGAAGCGCCAGCCGCAGCCACCACCTCAGTAGAAGAAGGGGCTAACAAGAATGAGCTTGGAGAAACCCAATTAGCTGCTGAGAAAAACGAATCTAAGAAAAACGAAcccaagaaaaagaaaaacgaCAAAGTTGTTGTTAAGCGTCAAGCTAAACGAGCTAGGATTGTTAAGCCTGAGCCTGAGCCTGAGTACTTCCCTGATAAGCGTAGTTTG GAAGATCTGTGGCAAGAGGTTTTTCCTGTTGGCACAGAG TGGGATCAGATTGACATGGTTTATCAATACAAATGGAATTTCTCAAATCTTGAA GATGCATTTGAAGAAGGTGGAGAATTGCATGGACAGAAAGTCTATCTTTTTGGTTGTACAGAAC CACAATTGCTTTTTTTCCAGGGACAATCAAAAGTCACGTGTATACCTGTTGTGGTTGCT GTTGTATCTCCTTTTCCACCTTCTGATAAGATTGGAATTAACTCTGTACAAAGGGAAGCTGAAGAGATACTGCCAATGAAACAGATGAAAATGGACTGGGTTCCATACATTCCTTTGGAAAAACG GGAATCTCAAGTTGAAAGACTCAAATCCCAAATTTTTATTCTGAGGTGTACTCAGAGAAG GGCTGGTTTAAAACACTTGAAGTTGGAGCGAATTAAGAAGTTTGAGTATTGCTTACCTT ATTTCTATCACCCATTTGCAGAAGATGAAATTGAACAGAGCACCACTGTGCAGATTTTGTTCCCATCAGAACCGCCT GTGTTTTGTGAGTTTGATTGGGAATTTGATGAGCCAGAG GAAATGGCAGACAAATTTATCGAGTCAGAGGAGTTGCCGGCAGATAAAAAAGATGAATTTGTG GAATATGTGAAGCAGCAGGTTAAGGAAGGAAAGAGGAGCAACCGAGAg GCGAGAGAAGCCAGGAAAAAGGCTATACAGGAGATGAGTGAAGAAGCGAAGGCTGCATTTCAGAGTATGAAGTTCTACAAATATTATCCTGTGACCTCACCTGATGCTCCTGATGTATCTCAGGTCAAG TCTCCATTCATAAACAGATACTACGGGAAGGCTCACAAAATTTTCTGA